The DNA sequence TCGGACCCCGTCGTACCGGGCCGCCAGCGGCTTGGAGACGAGGGTGTAGAGGGCCCAGGCGACCGGCGCGATCATGGTCACGAGCACCCCCCGGACGCTGCGAGCCTGAAGCCCCTGGCCCGAAGCAGCGACCAGCAGTCCAACCCCGGCGAAGGCGACGGCCACGCCCGCCGCCCTGCGGACGCCGAACGACTCCCGCAGCAGAACGGCGGCGGCAACGGCCACCATCACCGGCATCGTCGCGACCAGCAGGCTTGCGACGCCCGCCGAGACGTACTGCTCTCCCCAGTTGATCGCCAGGTGGTAGGCGGCCGAACCGAATACTCCGACTGACACCAGCTTGAGGAGGTCGCCCTTCCGGCGGTCGGGCGCGGGCCCCCGCACGAACGGGAGCATCAGCAGGTAGGTGACGGCGGCGATGAGCAAACGCCCCGCCGTCAGCGCGCCGGCCGACAGGTCCTGGAGCAGGAACTTGATCCCGCTGAAAGCGGCGCCCCAGACGGCTATCACCGCCACCATCACCAGCGGGACGGCCCAGGCGGGCGTCCGCACCTCGTTTTTCTCCGGGCGAGCGTCCGCGGGGGGGCGGAGGCGCTGACTGGTAGCCACCGTCAGTCGTACCGGGACGCCTGCAGCCGAAACAGCTCGGCGTACCGGCGTCCGCGCTGCATCAGCTCCTCGTGGGTACCCAGCTCCTCGAGGCGCCCTTCGTGCAGCACCACGATGAGATCCGCCATCCGGACCGTGGAGAAGCGGTGGGACACCAGCACCGTCACCGGCCGGACTCCCCCGGGGGCCGACTGGGCGAGCTCGGCGAACCTCTCGAAGACCTCGTGTTCCGACCGGGCGTCGAGACTTGCCGTCGGCTCGTCGAGCATCAGCAGCACGGGATTCTGCAGCATGGATCCGCGGGCCAAGGCAACGCGCTGCCATTCCCCCTCGGACAGATCGGTCCCGTCCTTGAAGTCACGCCCCAGCTGCGTGTCGTACCCGGACGGAAGACGGTCGATGGTCCTGTCGGCGCCGGACTGTCGGGCGGACGTCGTCACCCGGTCAAGGTCGTCGATCGACTCCAGGTCGCCCACTCCCACGGCTTCCCGTGCGACGAGCTGGAAGCGGACGAAGTCCTGGAACGCGGCGCCCACCCGGGACCGCCACTCGTCCAGGTCAAGGTCACGCAGGTCGATCCCGTCTATGCGGATCGATCCCCCGGTGGGGTCGTAAAAGCGGCTGAGCAGCTTCACGAGGCTGGACTTACCGGCTCCGTTTTCACCCACCAGGGCCACGGTCGCGCCCGCGGGGATGAACAGCGAGACGGCGTGGAGAACCTCCTTTTCGGTGTCCGGGTAGGTGAACGACACGCCGTCCAGGACAATGCCGCTGGTGATGGACCTGGGCACGGGCTGAGTGTGCTCGGGTCCGCGGAGCTGGACGTCCGGCTCGTAGTCCAGGAGCCACAGGTAACGCTCCCCCACGAACGACAGCTCCGCGAGCCAGGCGATCAGGTTCGCGGCCATCTCCACGTGTCCGATCACCATGCGCGACACCTGAACACCCAGCGCGACGTCGCCGATTGTTGCCCTGCGGTTGAGGGCCAGCCACCCGATGAACCCGATCGCGCCGCCGAGCGTGAGCCCGTAGGCGGCCCCCGTCACCACTCCGACCCCCGATCGCTTCAGCCGGTCACGGAAAAGCGTGCGGATGTAGGTCCCGGTGATCTGCCTGTACCGGTCTATGAGGTGGGAGCCGAGAGTGAAAAGCCGTACCTCCTTCGCTGCCTTCGGCTCGGTGGCAAGCTCCAGGTAGTGCTGTGAGAGGCGGTCCTCGGGGGCGATGTCGTCCCACCGTCTGAAGTGCTTGCGGTAGGAACGGAACTGGATCACCGCGCTGGGGGCCGCCACCAGCGGCATGACGATGAGCAACGGGTGGATCGTCGCCAGCAAAAACAGCGCCGATGACAGTCCGAAGATGAGGTAAGCGACGCTGTTGAGGTTCGTCAGCGCGCTGAACGGCACGTAGTGGTGGTTGCGGACCAGCTTGATCTTGTCCGCAAACTCCGGCCGCTCCAGGTGATCCAGACCGGGCGCAGACGTGGATATGGCCATCAGGCGTCTGTCGACCTCCTGGCTGATGCGGTCCCCCATGTCCATCTGGAGGAACTGCAGGAGGTGGCCCAGCAGCACGGTCGCGGCGAACTGGCCCAGGAAGACAAACCCCCACTTCCAGGCCTCGTCGGCGTCGCCCGCGGCGAGGGCGTCCACCAGAAGCTTGGTCAGCCACCCGCTGGCGGCCCCGGCCATGCCCATGAGGATCATCGACGCAAGCAGTGCGGCTGCGCGCCTGCGGGCTATATCCCAGGCCAGTCCCAAGATCGCGCCGTAGACGCGCGTCATGCGGTGGACGGTCTGGGAGTCGACCTTCGGCGGAACCTCGGGGATCTGCTCCGAGATGCTCATTCCAGGGTCCCCGTGAGCCGGTAATGGGAGGCCTGCATCTCGTACAGCTCCGCGTAGCGGCCGCGCGACGCCACCAACTGCTCGTGGGTCCCGTCCTCTACCACCCGGCCGTTCTCGAGGAACACGATCCTGTCGGCCATGCGCACCGTCGAGAACCGGTGGGATACCAGGATCGTCGTGCGTCCCCGGCTGAGGTCGGCGAAGTGCGTGTACAGCTCGTGCTCCAGCCGGACGTCCAGGCTGGCCGTGGGCTCGTCCAGGACGAGCAGGTCGGAGTCCCGGGCTATCTGCGCCATCATCGCCCGCGCCAGGGCCACCCGCTGCCACTCCCCCCCGGACATGTCCACGCCCCCGAACTCGCGGGCCAGGGGGGTGTCCCAGCCGTTGTCGAGCTCCTCGATGCGGTCCAGAACGCCCACGCGACGGGCCGATTCCCGGACCGCGGCCTCGTCGTCCATGTGCTCGACCGCCCCGAACCCCACGTTGTGCCGGGCGCTGAGGTTGTAACGGACGAAGTCCTGGAAGATGACGGCCATGCGGGATCGCAGGGCGACCAGGTCGTACTCGCGGATGTCGGTGCCGTCCAGCAGGATCCGGCCCTCGTCGGGGTCATAGAAGCGGCAGAGCAGCTTGATCAGAGTCGTCTTGCCGGCGCCGTTCTCGCCGACCAGGGCCACGGAGGTGGCCGGATGTATGGCCAGGTCGAGGCGGTCCAGGATCTTGCGCTCGGTCCCCGGATACGTGAAGGAGACCCGGTCGAAGACGATCCCGGACCCCGGAGCGGTCCCGGTCCTGGCGGACCCGGACGCGTCCAGGCGCGGGTCGCGGCGGGGCAGGTCCATCAGCTTCAGCGCCGTGGGCAGGTAGTAGTTCGCCTGACGCATCGCCGCCAGCGTGCGCGACAGCGCCAAAAACGCGTTCGTCATCCCGATGGCCGCCATCGAGGTGGCCGTGAAGACACCGACGTCGATGCGACCGTCCAGGGTGGCGGAGATCATCCGGGTGAAGACGTACGCCGTGCCCGCGATCGTGAGCACGTGGAGTGCCGTCCGGATCAACAGGCTCTTACGCCGGACCTGCCACACCTCTCGGATCCCGGCCAGCCAGTGCGTCCCCTGACGCTGCAGGAGCCAGTCCCCCAGCCCGAAGATCCGCAGCTCCTTGGCGGGCTCAAGGGACAGCGCAAGGCGGCGGAAGTAGTTGGCCTTCCGGGCCTCGTCCGAGCGCCTTATCCGGCGGATCCCGGCCGCCCTGACCAGCCGCCAGGCGGCTACCGCCTCCGGGAAGGTCGTGGCCAGCATCAGCAGCGGGATCCAGCCCGCGAACACCGACGCCAGCCTGGCCATCGCCAGGAGCTGCACGAGCGTCTGGATGCTGGACGTGAGGTGGTTCAGGCTCTGGACCGGGGCCCACTGAACC is a window from the Actinomycetota bacterium genome containing:
- a CDS encoding ABC transporter ATP-binding protein, producing MGMRLLDEKVPWREELRATVRGLGLVARAAPWFVVGVMATTAVQGYVPAVMVEQTGRFLSVMPRAIRLGAESAPGRTAREALIWLGGAILISQVLGPIQQALLFGLQRRFHAYLSQRIMTSVTQLPGLAYFEDPEFRDKLEVSSWVQWAPVQSLNHLTSSIQTLVQLLAMARLASVFAGWIPLLMLATTFPEAVAAWRLVRAAGIRRIRRSDEARKANYFRRLALSLEPAKELRIFGLGDWLLQRQGTHWLAGIREVWQVRRKSLLIRTALHVLTIAGTAYVFTRMISATLDGRIDVGVFTATSMAAIGMTNAFLALSRTLAAMRQANYYLPTALKLMDLPRRDPRLDASGSARTGTAPGSGIVFDRVSFTYPGTERKILDRLDLAIHPATSVALVGENGAGKTTLIKLLCRFYDPDEGRILLDGTDIREYDLVALRSRMAVIFQDFVRYNLSARHNVGFGAVEHMDDEAAVRESARRVGVLDRIEELDNGWDTPLAREFGGVDMSGGEWQRVALARAMMAQIARDSDLLVLDEPTASLDVRLEHELYTHFADLSRGRTTILVSHRFSTVRMADRIVFLENGRVVEDGTHEQLVASRGRYAELYEMQASHYRLTGTLE
- a CDS encoding DMT family transporter, whose product is MRTPAWAVPLVMVAVIAVWGAAFSGIKFLLQDLSAGALTAGRLLIAAVTYLLMLPFVRGPAPDRRKGDLLKLVSVGVFGSAAYHLAINWGEQYVSAGVASLLVATMPVMVAVAAAVLLRESFGVRRAAGVAVAFAGVGLLVAASGQGLQARSVRGVLVTMIAPVAWALYTLVSKPLAARYDGVRLNLTGAWVGALVLAPFAVREASSFASLDAAAWSWLIYLGVLSTAVSYVAWSWCLRRWPASRLATFVYLVPVSSLLWAWALLGERPTAGSLAGGAMILGGVVLVQQGG
- a CDS encoding ABC transporter ATP-binding protein; amino-acid sequence: MSISEQIPEVPPKVDSQTVHRMTRVYGAILGLAWDIARRRAAALLASMILMGMAGAASGWLTKLLVDALAAGDADEAWKWGFVFLGQFAATVLLGHLLQFLQMDMGDRISQEVDRRLMAISTSAPGLDHLERPEFADKIKLVRNHHYVPFSALTNLNSVAYLIFGLSSALFLLATIHPLLIVMPLVAAPSAVIQFRSYRKHFRRWDDIAPEDRLSQHYLELATEPKAAKEVRLFTLGSHLIDRYRQITGTYIRTLFRDRLKRSGVGVVTGAAYGLTLGGAIGFIGWLALNRRATIGDVALGVQVSRMVIGHVEMAANLIAWLAELSFVGERYLWLLDYEPDVQLRGPEHTQPVPRSITSGIVLDGVSFTYPDTEKEVLHAVSLFIPAGATVALVGENGAGKSSLVKLLSRFYDPTGGSIRIDGIDLRDLDLDEWRSRVGAAFQDFVRFQLVAREAVGVGDLESIDDLDRVTTSARQSGADRTIDRLPSGYDTQLGRDFKDGTDLSEGEWQRVALARGSMLQNPVLLMLDEPTASLDARSEHEVFERFAELAQSAPGGVRPVTVLVSHRFSTVRMADLIVVLHEGRLEELGTHEELMQRGRRYAELFRLQASRYD